Proteins encoded within one genomic window of Amycolatopsis sp. 2-15:
- a CDS encoding acyl-CoA synthetase: protein MRNPAGVFGLASQVTDKVAETARSIDVMRRAGLVPFPRLDEGVRSVVAIRKYGPFAGANHIAARRDPAAVGIVDELGPLTFKQLDDRSNALARAWSERGLGEGTVIAALCRDHRGLVLTMAAAGKLGARLLLMNTGFAKPQLADVAQRERVTALVYDQEFTGLLDAISGDVERYLAWVDEPGDHSVPVLDEIIASTDDRPLHAPAKPGGFVLLTSGTTGTPKGAPRPHTSPLASAQFLDRIPLRAGEATYMGAPLFHGTGLSQFILSFALGCKVVMRRKFDPEETLKGVAEHRCTTLVLVPTMLQRIVDLPASVRSRYDTSCLRIIFVAGSALSPDLGNRASEQFGDVVHNLYGSTEVAVATVATPEDWRKAPGTVGRAPVGCRVALYDEHGRQITEPNVTGRVFVGSGLSFGGYTDGRHKEIIDGLLSSGDVGHFDDDGLLFIDGRDDEMIVSGGENVFPVEVENLLVERDDVIEAAVIGVEDEQFGQRLKAFVVRSENSALDADGVRDYVKSNLARYKVPRDVEFLDELPRNATGKVLRSKLS, encoded by the coding sequence ATGAGGAACCCGGCCGGGGTGTTCGGCCTCGCCAGCCAGGTCACGGACAAGGTGGCTGAGACCGCGCGCAGCATCGACGTGATGCGCCGCGCGGGGCTCGTGCCGTTCCCGCGGCTCGACGAGGGCGTGCGCTCGGTCGTCGCCATCCGGAAGTACGGCCCGTTCGCGGGCGCCAACCACATCGCCGCGCGCCGCGACCCTGCGGCCGTCGGGATCGTCGACGAGCTCGGCCCGCTCACGTTCAAGCAGCTCGACGACCGGTCCAACGCGCTGGCCAGGGCCTGGTCCGAGCGCGGGCTCGGCGAGGGCACCGTGATCGCCGCGCTGTGCCGCGACCACCGCGGCCTCGTGCTCACCATGGCCGCCGCCGGCAAGCTCGGCGCACGGCTGCTGCTGATGAACACCGGCTTCGCCAAGCCGCAACTGGCCGACGTCGCGCAGCGCGAACGCGTCACCGCACTCGTCTACGACCAGGAGTTCACCGGCCTGCTCGACGCGATCTCCGGTGACGTCGAGCGCTACCTCGCGTGGGTCGACGAACCGGGCGACCACTCCGTGCCGGTGCTCGACGAGATCATCGCCAGCACCGACGACCGCCCGCTGCACGCGCCCGCCAAGCCCGGGGGGTTCGTGCTGCTCACCAGCGGCACCACCGGCACGCCGAAGGGCGCGCCGCGGCCGCACACGTCGCCGCTGGCGTCCGCGCAGTTCCTCGACCGCATCCCGCTGCGCGCGGGCGAAGCCACGTACATGGGCGCGCCGCTGTTCCACGGCACGGGGCTTTCGCAGTTCATCCTGAGCTTCGCGCTGGGCTGCAAGGTGGTGATGCGGCGAAAGTTCGACCCGGAGGAGACGCTCAAGGGCGTCGCCGAGCACCGCTGCACCACGCTCGTGCTGGTGCCGACGATGCTGCAGCGCATCGTCGACCTGCCGGCTTCGGTGCGTTCGCGGTATGACACGTCGTGCCTGCGGATCATCTTCGTCGCGGGCTCCGCGCTGTCGCCCGACCTGGGCAACCGGGCCAGCGAGCAGTTCGGCGACGTCGTGCACAACCTTTACGGCTCAACGGAAGTCGCCGTCGCGACCGTCGCCACGCCGGAAGACTGGCGCAAGGCACCGGGCACCGTCGGGCGCGCGCCCGTGGGTTGCCGCGTCGCCCTGTACGACGAGCACGGCCGCCAGATCACCGAGCCCAACGTGACGGGCCGCGTGTTCGTCGGCAGCGGCCTCAGCTTCGGCGGCTACACCGACGGCCGCCACAAGGAGATCATCGACGGCCTGCTCTCCAGCGGCGACGTCGGCCACTTCGACGACGACGGCCTCCTGTTCATCGACGGCCGCGACGACGAGATGATCGTCTCCGGTGGCGAGAACGTGTTCCCGGTCGAGGTCGAGAACCTCCTGGTGGAGCGCGACGACGTGATCGAGGCCGCCGTGATCGGCGTCGAGGACGAGCAGTTCGGCCAGCGGCTCAAGGCGTTTGTCGTACGCAGCGAGAACTCGGCGCTGGACGCCGACGGGGTGCGCGACTACGTGAAGTCGAACCTCGCCCGCTACAAGGTGCCGCGCGACGTGGAGTTCCTGGACGAGCTGCCGCGCAATGCGACGGGGAAGGTGTTGCGCTCCAAGCTGAGCTGA